The region AGGATGAGGAAGAGCGGCCGGTCAAGGATCCAATGCGTTCACTGGGAAATGCGCGCCGCACAGCTGTCGTTCTTATCTCCAGCGGTTTAGGTCTTATGCTGTTCTTTGCGGTGATCAGTTTCATTCTTCATGAGCGAGATGTCATGGCAGGAGCGGCGATCGGTCTTATTCCGCTCGCCATCGGCCTTGGATTCGTTGTCGATTATCAACTGCAGAAGCGGGAGATGGCCCGCTTCGGCTTGGAGATTGGTTAAGCTTTGCGACCCTAATCCAGGAGAGAGTCGATGAATGTACTGCTGTCGAACGGAATGAGATCGTCAATCTTCTCACCTGTACCCGCGTAGACCACCGGTAGTTTTAACTCAGTAGCGATAGCGAGGACGATCCCTCCCTTTGCTGTTCCATCGAGTTTCGTCAGTACGATGCCAGTGACCCGGGCAGCCTCAGTGAAGAGGCGAGCCTGTTGCAGACCATTCTGGCCTGTGGTGGCATCCATGACTAGAAAGGTCTGGTGGGGTGCGCCCGGCACAAGCCGTTCGGCGGTGCGGCGCATCTTGTCCAGTTCTTTCATGAGGTCGGACTTTGTGTGGAGACGGCCGGCCGTATCGACAATCAGGACCTGTGTTCCGCGAGCCTTAGCTGCTGTGCAGGCATCGTAAAGGGCGGCTGAGGGATCGCCACCTTGCTTAGTTTTTATGATGGGGACGTCGGATCGCGTCGCCCAAACCTCTAGCTGCTCGATTGCAGCAGCGCGGAAGGTATCTGCGGCGCAAAGCAGCACCGTTCGATTCTGACGCCGAAAATACGCAGCCAATTTGCCGGTCGTAGTTGTCTTGCCGGTGCCGTTCACTCCCACCATCATGATCACTTCGGGAGCAGCGACGGCAGGGATAGTTTGCTGGGACACACCATCCAGAATCGACTTCAGCTCAACGCGCAAAAGTTCTTTAAGCTCGCTGCCACCTTCGATTCCCTTACGCAGCGCACGCTGGCGAAGGTTTTCAAGGACAATGGCAGTCGTGGCACTCCCGATGTCGGCTGCGAGGAGAATGGGCTCTAAGTCGATGAGCGTCGACTCATCGACCTCGCGCGTCAGGGCGAGCACTTGTCCAATCGAGTCGGAGAAAGACTCCCGGGTGCGGGTGACCGCCTGGCGCATGCGGTCAAACAGACCACGCCGGGGAGGGTCTATCTCCTCGGAGGCTGGTGTCTGCGTGGGCTCTTCCGGTTGCTGCTCGGATTCCTGCTGCTGGTTGCGTTTGCCGAAGAACGAGAATGCCATACTCGCTCCAGTCTATCAACCTGTGACGGTCATGCGCTCCGGATGCAGTGGGACCATCATCGAGTTTGGCGTCGGGCTGGGGCCGTGGGGGTCTACCTTTTTCGCATCACGATGGAGAAAGAATATGGCAAAGGCCAATGCGATGAGCAGAAAGGCGGCAGCAGAAGCAACAACAACGCCAAAGTTGGGATTTTTCGCCTTGCTTGAATCAGTTTGTTGAGGAACTTCACTTTTCATCTTCCGTAAGATGCGATATCCAACCAGCAGTCAGCATTTGATGATGCCGGTATGATGGAAAGAAGGGGACCTTGAATGGCTGATGATCCGACGAACGTGGCAGTGCCGCTCCAACAATACCTGGAGACCGCATACCGGCCTGACCGGGACTGGATCGCTGGTGAAGTCCGAGAGCGCCACGTCGGGGAGCAGTCGCACGCCAGCGTTCAGGGGTTTCTGACACAGATCTTCCGTAATCGTGGGATTGAGTGGCAGATCAGGGCGTTTCCGGAGCAGAGAGTCCAGACCTCCAAAGAGCACTTCCTTATCGCCGATCTTTGTGTCGTATCGCGAACCGTGCCCTTGGAACCGGTTGTCCGAACCGCACCCTTGCTCTGCGTGGAAATACTCTCACGCGAAGACAAGATGAGCGAGATACAGTTGCGGGTCGACGATTACCTTCAGATGGGTGCGACGGCAGTCTGGGTGATCGATCCCCGGCGCCGGGATGCTCACCTGGCCCGCGCAGGACGTACGATGGAACGGCATTGGGAGAAGCTCATTGTTCCAGGCACGCCGATTGTTATTACCTTGGCGGAGATGTTTTCGGAACTTGATGAACTGGAAGGCGCGAAGGGATAGCGAGTACATTCAGCATCCCGCGCCTACTCTTCGCGTCCAGGGCGAGCCATCAAGTCCTTGATTGCGTCCCGCGGTGATTTTTCCCGATGCAGTACGGCGTCCATCTGTTCCGCAATCGGCATCTCCACCCCATACCGCGCAGCTAGGCCCAAGGCAGCCGCAGTGCTGCGCACGCCTTCGGCAACCTTGCCATTCATTCCGGCAAGGATCTCAGGCAGCTTGCGTCCTTTGCCTAACTCCACTCCAACCTGGCGATTGCGGCTGAGGCTACCCGTACATGTCAGCACGAGGTCACCAACTCCAGAGAGGCCGGCGAGTGTCTGCCGTCGTCCCCCGCACGCGACTGCCAAACGAGTGATTTCGGCGATTCCACGCGTGATGAGGGCAGCGGAGGTATTAGCCCCCAATCCCAGCCCATGGATCACTCCTGACGAGAGAGCGATGACATTCTTCAAGGCCCCACCCAACTCCACTCCAGTGACATCATCATTTGTATAAAGCCGCAGGCTCGGAGACGAGAACTCACGCTGGACGGTTTGCGCGACTTGCGGAACACTGGATGCGATGACAACTGCCGTAGGTAGACCGGCCGCAGTCTCTTGCGCAAACGATGGCCCGCTGACAACGCCGCAGGGATTATTTGTGATCGACGCGATGACCTGGGTCATCCGTAGAAAACTCTTGTCCTCTATGCCTTTACTGGCGGAGAGAATAATCTGATTCGGCGTCAGGAGTGGTGCGATGTGCGCGATGGTCTCGCGTAGATGCTGGGACGGCGTCACCGAGAGCAGGATATCCGCTTCAAAGATTGCGGCTGGAAGGTCAGAGGTAATCTGGATGTCGGCAGGAAGCGTGAACCCTGGAAGATAGGGGACATTTTCACCGGACTCGATTAACTGCTCTGATAAAGCTGCTGAGTGTGCCCACAGGGTGAGATCGTGTCCTCCACGGCGAGCCAAAGAGATGGCAAGCGCCGTACCCCAGGCCCCGGCGCCAAGAACTGCAATACGGCTCATGCTGATACCTCTTTAGAGCCGAAACGGCTTTCTGTGCCAGCCAACAGGCGGCGGATGTTGGAATGGTGTTTCACAATAATCAGGACCGGAATGATGACATAGCCGAAAGCCGTGAAAGCTGTCTCCTGATGATGAAACAACCACGCCAGGATCGGATAGGTTGAGGCCGCAATCATAGAAGCGAGAGAGACATACCGGGTGGCGAAAACGATCACCAGAAAGATGCCAAACATGACAAGGCTCGGTTTCCATGCCAAAGCGAGGAAAACTCCGAGCCCGCTGGCAACGCCCTTTCCACCGTGAAAGCCGAGCCACACAGGGAACATGTGTCCAACGATGGCTGCAATGGCGGCGCCGACCGCAACATCAAAATTTGCGGGCACCAAGTGGGTTGCGATTTTGACTGCGATCAATGCTTTGAGCAGATCGAGCGCCAAGGTCAGCAGTCCTAGACCCTTAGCACCGGAGCGAGCGACGTTGGTCGCGCCGATATTGCCGCTACCCGTCTCACGAATATCCTGCTTGCGGAAAAAACGGACGAGAAGATAGCCGAATGGAATCGAGCCTAGTAAGTAGGCGAGCGGTATGGAGATAAGCCAAGGATTCATAAGTGATCTAGAGGAGTCTACCAAGACCTAAAGAAGTTGGCGGCGGAAGAGTTCAAGTGCGTGCTGGGTAGCCCACCAGCGGATGCGTTCCCGGTCACCCATGAGTTGGAGTTGCTTGATCTGTGTGACTGGCTCAGGTCCGGTTGCGTCTGTGATCCCTATGTAAACGAGCCCCACTGGTTTCCCCTCGTCTGTCCCCTGCGACCCGCCGCCGGGGCCTGCCAGGCCGGTGATTCCAATGCCGTAAGAAGCCCCAGTCGTGGTTTGAATCCCTTCTGCCATGGCACGGGCAACGGGTTCGCTGACTGCCCCCTGGCTTTCGATCAGTTCTGGCGGAACGTTGCAGAAGAGCGCTTTCATCGACGCGCTGTATGTGACCGCACCGCCGATGAAGGCGCGTGAACTATTAGGGATAGCGGTGAGACGCTGTGCCAGCATCCCGCCGGTACAGCTTTCGGCAGTTGCCAGGGTTTGGTGACGCATTCCGAGCATGAGCAGGATCACCTCGTCGAGCGATTCGCCGTGAGACGAGAAGATATCGTCCCCCATCTCACGCTCAATGCGCTCGGCAAGTTCATCCACGCGCGCCTGCGCCTGGGCTAAGGTCGCGGCGACGCATTGAAAGTGGAGTTGGATCTCGCCAGAGCCTGCCAGAATCGTAGTTTCCACGTCTTCATACAACTTGTAGATCGGGGAGGTGCGGGCGTCAACCTGAGATTCTGGTATGAGCGCCATACGCAATAACCGCTTGGCGAGAAAGCGCGTGGGGAGGAGCGCTGCGAGCCGCGGTTTGACCTGCTCATCAAAGAGTGGCTTTAGCTCTTTGGGAGGCCCAGGCAAGAGAGCCACATACCGTTTCTTGCCTCGGTAGGTTGTAACCAAGAATTGGCCTGGGGCCGTGCCGTTCTTGTTCTCAAGCAGCATAGCTCCATCAAGGATGTCGGCCTGCTTAGCGTTGTTCGGCGTGATGGCGATTCGGCGCTCGGCAAAGCGCTTATAGAGAGCGGCAATGATAGCGGGATCAGGATGAAGCGTCAGGCCCAGAGCGGCGGCTGCGGCTTCGCGCGTCAGATCATCTTCCGTCGGGCCAAGACCGCCGGAGAAGATGACGATGTCGGCACGTTGGAGAGCATTGCGGGCGGCTTCGGTCAGGTGGTCGAGCGAATCCCCGACGATCGTCTTGAAGGCAACGGTTACTCCCAGGTCGTTCAAGCCCTCAGTCAGGTAGAGGGAGTTGGTGTCCTGCCGGAAGGGGGTCAGCATCTCGCTTCCGGCGGCAATTATCTCTGCGATCATTCTCAATTGGATGCTTGAGGGAGGGTGATAGCACTGGTCACTGCAAGTCTTTTGCCGATGGAGCCGCGTACGTGGGAAAGCTTGGTGCATCAAACGAACATGGTCAAGCTTTATGGGATACGAATTGCTTTCTTCTGTGGGTTGGCACTCCTGCCGATTGCAGCTGTTCATGCACAGGATGCGGCCTCACCGGCTGCCTGTACTCTGGCGAAGGAGACCTACCACTGCGATCGGGGTGCCTTCCGGCAAGCTCTTAGTGCGGCGAAGGTCATTGGGGTGGAGTCGGTGCCTGTAAGCAGGATGGTGTCCGGCCAACTGACGGAGTTGGTCGCGAAGATTGGAAAGACAGTTGCTGGGGAAGGCGCAGCAGCTGATCTTACATTTTCCTTGCTGAAGCGCGACTTGGGCGGGGTGATCATTGGACCCTCGGGCGCGGAGTTGGCTACGCTGCGGGTGTACGGCCCCGCCCACGGGGGAGAGCGAGGCGATCTGATCTGGGCGGAGATTTACACAGGGCAGCCGGACATGCAGTGGCCCGCAGTGGCGCATTCGCTTATCGAGCAGTTTCGCGGAAGTGCCGGGCTGGCTGGAAAGGCCTCAGGGGAGAAGCGCTAGCCCCTGAATGCCGAGTTCGACCTCGTAGATCGCGTCGCGTGTGGCAAGCGCGGCTCGTCCATCCGGCAGGAAACAAAGTCCGATCAGATTGGCTCCGCTAACTACCAGGTCCGCAGCTCCAGAAGGTGTAATACGGACGATTCCGCGATTGCCCGCAAGCGATGCTGCGACGTAGAGATTGTCTCCTGTGTCGAACGCCATGCCTTGGGCTCGGCCGAGGCCGCGATAGAAGACGGAGGCGCTGCCCGCATGGTCGATAGCGTGGATGATCTGGTGGGAGGCGGTGGTGGGGCCGGT is a window of Granulicella tundricola MP5ACTX9 DNA encoding:
- a CDS encoding DUF6249 domain-containing protein: MLFSPFVVPLGAFLVAIVAIAGGLFSQAHARRVKADQRMAMLARGIPLVEIEAVLKTAKDEEERPVKDPMRSLGNARRTAVVLISSGLGLMLFFAVISFILHERDVMAGAAIGLIPLAIGLGFVVDYQLQKREMARFGLEIG
- the ftsY gene encoding signal recognition particle-docking protein FtsY → MAFSFFGKRNQQQESEQQPEEPTQTPASEEIDPPRRGLFDRMRQAVTRTRESFSDSIGQVLALTREVDESTLIDLEPILLAADIGSATTAIVLENLRQRALRKGIEGGSELKELLRVELKSILDGVSQQTIPAVAAPEVIMMVGVNGTGKTTTTGKLAAYFRRQNRTVLLCAADTFRAAAIEQLEVWATRSDVPIIKTKQGGDPSAALYDACTAAKARGTQVLIVDTAGRLHTKSDLMKELDKMRRTAERLVPGAPHQTFLVMDATTGQNGLQQARLFTEAARVTGIVLTKLDGTAKGGIVLAIATELKLPVVYAGTGEKIDDLIPFDSSTFIDSLLD
- a CDS encoding Uma2 family endonuclease, with protein sequence MADDPTNVAVPLQQYLETAYRPDRDWIAGEVRERHVGEQSHASVQGFLTQIFRNRGIEWQIRAFPEQRVQTSKEHFLIADLCVVSRTVPLEPVVRTAPLLCVEILSREDKMSEIQLRVDDYLQMGATAVWVIDPRRRDAHLARAGRTMERHWEKLIVPGTPIVITLAEMFSELDELEGAKG
- a CDS encoding NAD(P)H-dependent glycerol-3-phosphate dehydrogenase, whose product is MSRIAVLGAGAWGTALAISLARRGGHDLTLWAHSAALSEQLIESGENVPYLPGFTLPADIQITSDLPAAIFEADILLSVTPSQHLRETIAHIAPLLTPNQIILSASKGIEDKSFLRMTQVIASITNNPCGVVSGPSFAQETAAGLPTAVVIASSVPQVAQTVQREFSSPSLRLYTNDDVTGVELGGALKNVIALSSGVIHGLGLGANTSAALITRGIAEITRLAVACGGRRQTLAGLSGVGDLVLTCTGSLSRNRQVGVELGKGRKLPEILAGMNGKVAEGVRSTAAALGLAARYGVEMPIAEQMDAVLHREKSPRDAIKDLMARPGREE
- the plsY gene encoding glycerol-3-phosphate 1-O-acyltransferase PlsY, whose amino-acid sequence is MNPWLISIPLAYLLGSIPFGYLLVRFFRKQDIRETGSGNIGATNVARSGAKGLGLLTLALDLLKALIAVKIATHLVPANFDVAVGAAIAAIVGHMFPVWLGFHGGKGVASGLGVFLALAWKPSLVMFGIFLVIVFATRYVSLASMIAASTYPILAWLFHHQETAFTAFGYVIIPVLIIVKHHSNIRRLLAGTESRFGSKEVSA
- a CDS encoding competence/damage-inducible protein A encodes the protein MIAEIIAAGSEMLTPFRQDTNSLYLTEGLNDLGVTVAFKTIVGDSLDHLTEAARNALQRADIVIFSGGLGPTEDDLTREAAAAALGLTLHPDPAIIAALYKRFAERRIAITPNNAKQADILDGAMLLENKNGTAPGQFLVTTYRGKKRYVALLPGPPKELKPLFDEQVKPRLAALLPTRFLAKRLLRMALIPESQVDARTSPIYKLYEDVETTILAGSGEIQLHFQCVAATLAQAQARVDELAERIEREMGDDIFSSHGESLDEVILLMLGMRHQTLATAESCTGGMLAQRLTAIPNSSRAFIGGAVTYSASMKALFCNVPPELIESQGAVSEPVARAMAEGIQTTTGASYGIGITGLAGPGGGSQGTDEGKPVGLVYIGITDATGPEPVTQIKQLQLMGDRERIRWWATQHALELFRRQLL